A genomic window from Pseudomonas cavernicola includes:
- a CDS encoding sensor histidine kinase, whose translation MPTSTAKHFTTDRLLQAAGVLAWALSGWLAWNLGAEGGSGRWLTLALLALYLGAFLLATNRQSARQHRSRCLAALAVQAVVALSLMLQVGNPVISVLFIVTVSQLPAFFSLRVCLVAVVGFLLGLLGLSALVWQEPNPLFKSLLYTSLMLFAVFTADQARREQRGREELTRLNGELRATQHLLSDTARQSERLSIARDLHDTLGHHLTALSIQLQIASHLCEGTGKIQVEKAQQVAKLLLADVRAAVSELRESSALDLRAALAELLAGVPNLAVRLEMSVDFRVDDAARAETLLRAAQEAITNTLRHADASELLIRLYQEGECLYLEARDNGRGTALLQAGNGLRGLKERVQALGGRFSVDSAPGDGFAVRLELPERGA comes from the coding sequence ATGCCAACCTCAACCGCCAAACACTTCACTACCGATCGCTTGCTTCAGGCCGCTGGAGTGCTGGCCTGGGCCTTGAGCGGCTGGCTGGCCTGGAACCTCGGCGCCGAGGGTGGCAGTGGGCGGTGGCTGACGCTGGCGTTGCTGGCGCTGTACCTCGGGGCTTTTCTGCTTGCCACCAACCGGCAGAGCGCCCGACAGCACCGCTCGCGTTGCCTGGCGGCCCTTGCCGTGCAGGCGGTAGTGGCCCTGAGCCTGATGCTGCAGGTGGGCAACCCGGTGATCTCCGTACTCTTTATCGTCACCGTGTCCCAACTGCCTGCCTTTTTCAGCCTGCGGGTCTGCCTCGTCGCCGTGGTTGGCTTTCTGCTCGGGCTGCTGGGGCTGTCCGCGCTGGTCTGGCAGGAGCCCAATCCGCTATTCAAGTCGCTGCTGTACACCAGCTTGATGTTGTTCGCGGTGTTCACCGCCGATCAGGCGCGGCGTGAGCAACGCGGGCGTGAGGAACTGACGCGGCTGAACGGCGAACTGCGCGCCACCCAGCACCTGCTTTCCGATACCGCGCGCCAGAGCGAGCGCCTGAGCATCGCCCGCGACCTGCACGACACCCTGGGTCATCACCTGACCGCGCTGTCCATCCAACTGCAAATCGCCAGTCATCTCTGCGAAGGCACCGGCAAGATCCAGGTGGAGAAGGCGCAGCAGGTCGCCAAGTTGCTGCTCGCCGATGTGCGTGCGGCGGTCAGCGAGCTGCGCGAGAGCAGCGCCCTCGATCTACGCGCCGCCCTGGCCGAGCTGCTCGCCGGGGTGCCGAACCTGGCGGTACGTCTGGAGATGTCGGTGGACTTTCGCGTCGATGACGCTGCCCGCGCCGAAACCCTGCTGCGTGCCGCGCAGGAAGCGATCACCAATACCCTGCGCCACGCCGACGCCAGCGAACTGCTGATCCGTCTGTACCAGGAGGGCGAGTGCCTGTATCTGGAAGCCCGCGATAACGGCCGGGGCACTGCTCTGCTGCAGGCCGGCAACGGCCTGCGTGGGCTCAAGGAACGGGTCCAGGCCCTCGGTGGACGCTTCAGCGTCGACAGCGCCCCCGGCGACGGTTTCGCCGTGCGGCTGGAACTGCCGGAGCGCGGCGCATGA
- a CDS encoding YebG family protein, protein MAVEVVYRSSRDLERLFMDKAEADRHDKMLELAELVTQVLQKAVPSLTEQQGEEIGIYMAKNREVFAKAFKSQPDALNELINPAEEPTD, encoded by the coding sequence ATGGCCGTCGAAGTGGTGTACCGCAGCAGCCGAGATTTGGAGCGTTTGTTCATGGATAAAGCCGAAGCTGACCGTCATGACAAAATGCTCGAACTGGCCGAGCTAGTGACGCAAGTGTTGCAAAAAGCCGTACCGTCACTGACCGAGCAACAAGGTGAAGAAATCGGGATTTATATGGCCAAGAACCGCGAGGTATTTGCCAAGGCCTTCAAGAGCCAGCCGGACGCCTTGAACGAGCTGATCAACCCTGCTGAAGAACCTACCGACTGA
- a CDS encoding dihydrolipoamide acetyltransferase family protein produces MKYFKLPDLGEGLQEAEIVEWHVKAGETVKVDQLLVSVETAKAIVDIPAPYDGVIAKCFGSDGDILHVGEPLLAYEGEDDAGTVVGRLEGGGSAQADSFFVGAAPSTREHLAPRATPGVRQLAKQLGVELSSLSGSGADGMITRADVEAAAQTARDKFGGEKLRGVRRSMAINMAKSHAAVVPVTIYGDADLHQWGKARDPLIRLGKAIAAACEVEPVLNSWFDGQSLSIKQHQQLDLGIAVDTQDGLFVPVLRNVGSRTAEDLKAGVMRLRADVKARSIPPQEMMGATITLSNFGTLFGRYANPVVVPPQVAIIGAGGIREEPVAVNGKVLVHPILPLSLTFDHRAVTGGEAARFMRAMVEALEKPDG; encoded by the coding sequence ATGAAATACTTCAAATTGCCCGATCTGGGCGAAGGCCTGCAGGAAGCCGAGATCGTCGAATGGCACGTCAAGGCTGGCGAAACGGTCAAGGTCGACCAACTCTTAGTGTCGGTGGAAACCGCCAAGGCCATCGTCGATATTCCCGCACCCTATGACGGCGTGATTGCCAAATGCTTTGGCAGCGATGGCGACATCCTCCATGTTGGCGAGCCGTTGTTGGCTTACGAGGGGGAAGACGATGCCGGCACCGTGGTCGGCCGCCTGGAAGGAGGTGGTAGCGCTCAGGCAGACAGCTTCTTTGTCGGCGCCGCGCCGTCCACCCGCGAGCATCTGGCACCTCGTGCGACCCCCGGCGTGCGCCAGTTGGCCAAGCAGTTGGGTGTGGAGCTCAGCAGTCTGAGCGGATCCGGTGCCGATGGCATGATCACCCGCGCCGATGTCGAAGCGGCGGCGCAAACTGCCCGTGACAAATTTGGCGGCGAGAAGCTGCGTGGCGTGCGCCGCAGCATGGCGATCAACATGGCCAAGTCTCACGCCGCTGTGGTGCCGGTGACTATCTATGGCGACGCCGACCTGCACCAGTGGGGCAAAGCCCGTGATCCGTTGATCCGCCTGGGCAAAGCCATCGCTGCGGCCTGTGAGGTCGAGCCGGTGCTCAACTCCTGGTTCGATGGCCAGTCGCTGTCGATCAAGCAGCATCAGCAACTCGATCTCGGTATCGCCGTGGATACACAGGACGGCCTGTTCGTTCCGGTACTGCGCAACGTCGGCTCGCGCACTGCGGAAGATCTCAAGGCGGGCGTGATGCGTCTGCGTGCGGACGTCAAGGCGCGCTCGATTCCGCCCCAGGAAATGATGGGGGCGACCATCACTCTGTCCAACTTCGGGACCTTGTTCGGGCGCTATGCCAATCCGGTGGTGGTGCCGCCACAAGTGGCGATTATTGGCGCTGGTGGTATTCGAGAAGAGCCGGTGGCGGTGAATGGCAAAGTGCTGGTACACCCGATCCTGCCGCTGTCGCTGACCTTCGATCACCGCGCGGTAACCGGTGGGGAAGCGGCGCGGTTTATGCGGGCAATGGTCGAGGCGTTGGAAAAACCTGATGGCTAA